The following proteins come from a genomic window of Polaribacter dokdonensis:
- a CDS encoding serine hydrolase domain-containing protein, which yields MMSKLYKTILILFLLVGGILLSIFSSQSEKDVSKKLIKKEIVSNNKPIVDIPVEYFPEETTIKVNKKLDSLLKRINKRHDFHGSVLVAKNQKIVYQNQVGYADFRKKVPLKEESVFQLASVSKQFTAAAIMQLKEKGKIKLTDTVNYFFPEFPYKNITIKNLLNHTSGLPKYFWVAEHEWKENKAPTNTDLMSVLPFSKAQRFFKPGRNFDYSNTGYVVLASIVEKVSGLPYNQYLKKYIFDPLNMNNSFVYSYQNDTVRKNQLNGYRLYRGWKHLKIGNTVNDAIVGDKNVYSTAEDLFKWTYALNSGNLLSKESLQQMYSKGETIFGRKVPYGFGFRMGRKDDKNVYHYGKWNGFSTALTNYLEEDLVVIVLEHTSYNSLKYLNKRIKKIISENLKV from the coding sequence ATGATGAGTAAGCTTTATAAAACCATATTGATTCTTTTTTTATTAGTTGGAGGTATTTTACTGTCTATATTTTCTTCACAATCAGAAAAAGACGTTTCTAAGAAACTTATTAAAAAAGAAATTGTAAGTAATAATAAGCCCATAGTTGATATACCTGTTGAGTATTTTCCTGAAGAAACTACCATAAAAGTAAATAAGAAATTAGATTCATTATTAAAAAGAATAAATAAAAGACACGATTTTCATGGTTCAGTTTTAGTAGCTAAAAACCAAAAAATTGTATATCAAAATCAAGTAGGTTATGCAGATTTTAGAAAGAAAGTTCCTTTAAAGGAAGAGTCTGTATTTCAATTAGCTTCAGTTAGTAAACAGTTTACTGCAGCTGCAATTATGCAATTAAAAGAAAAGGGTAAAATTAAACTTACAGATACTGTAAACTATTTTTTTCCTGAATTTCCATACAAAAACATCACAATTAAAAATTTATTAAATCACACTTCTGGATTGCCAAAGTATTTTTGGGTGGCAGAGCATGAGTGGAAGGAGAACAAAGCACCAACAAATACAGATTTAATGAGTGTGCTACCATTTTCTAAAGCGCAACGCTTTTTTAAACCTGGTCGTAATTTTGATTATTCTAATACAGGGTATGTAGTTTTGGCTTCCATTGTAGAAAAGGTGAGTGGCTTGCCTTATAATCAATATCTGAAAAAGTATATTTTTGATCCTCTAAATATGAATAATTCATTTGTTTATAGTTATCAGAATGATACAGTTAGAAAGAATCAATTAAATGGTTATCGATTATATAGAGGTTGGAAACATTTAAAAATTGGGAACACAGTTAATGATGCTATTGTAGGTGATAAAAATGTATATTCAACAGCAGAAGATTTGTTTAAATGGACTTATGCATTAAACTCAGGAAATCTATTATCAAAAGAATCCTTACAGCAAATGTACTCTAAAGGTGAAACTATTTTTGGAAGAAAAGTGCCTTATGGTTTTGGTTTTAGAATGGGTAGAAAAGATGATAAAAACGTTTATCATTATGGAAAATGGAATGGGTTTAGCACAGCTTTAACCAATTATTTAGAAGAAGATTTAGTAGTTATAGTACTAGAGCATACTAGTTACAATTCTTTAAAGTATTTAAATAAAAGAATTAAAAAAATTATATCAGAAAATCTGAAAGTTTAA
- a CDS encoding M15 family metallopeptidase yields MIKKICFILLLYSTSYFSQDLAKGFIYLSDIDSSIQSELRYYSNNNFIGKPIDGYKNDCVILTKQTALALKKIQTELKKQGLSLKIFDAYRPQKAVDHFVKWAKVLNDTLMKKEYYPSLPKSELFKQGYIASKSGHTRGSTVDLTIINIKTGKELDMGSPYDFFGVQSHPFHENISKTQKENRMLLRKVMLAQNFIPYKNEWWHFTLSNEPFRNQYFNFNIE; encoded by the coding sequence ATGATAAAAAAGATTTGCTTCATCCTGTTACTTTATTCTACCAGCTATTTTAGTCAAGATTTAGCAAAAGGTTTCATATACTTATCAGATATAGATTCATCAATTCAATCAGAATTACGATATTATTCTAACAATAATTTTATTGGCAAACCTATAGATGGTTATAAAAATGATTGTGTAATTCTAACTAAACAAACAGCTTTAGCATTAAAAAAAATACAAACTGAATTAAAAAAACAAGGGCTAAGTTTAAAAATATTTGATGCATACAGACCACAAAAAGCAGTAGACCATTTTGTAAAATGGGCCAAAGTACTTAATGATACTTTAATGAAAAAAGAATACTATCCTAGTTTACCAAAGTCAGAGCTCTTTAAACAAGGATATATTGCTTCTAAATCTGGACACACAAGAGGTAGTACTGTAGATTTAACCATTATTAATATCAAAACAGGTAAAGAATTAGATATGGGGAGCCCTTATGATTTTTTTGGAGTTCAGTCACATCCTTTTCATGAAAATATTTCAAAAACACAAAAAGAAAATAGAATGCTTTTGCGCAAAGTGATGTTAGCTCAAAATTTTATTCCTTATAAGAATGAATGGTGGCATTTTACCTTAAGTAATGAGCCATTTAGAAATCAATATTTTAATTTTAATATTGAATAA
- a CDS encoding pyruvate dehydrogenase complex dihydrolipoamide acetyltransferase: MATVVNMPRLSDTMEEGVVAKWLKNVGDKVEEGDILAEIETDKATMEFESFHEGTLLHIGIQEGETSPVDKLLAIIGEEGEDISGLLSGADNSKEADSSSNQEKEEESKEVETEATSNNTEIPEGVNVISMPRLSDTMTDGTVATWLKSVGDKVEEGDILAEIETDKATMEFECFYEGTILHIGVQEGETAPVDSLLTIIGPEGTDVSAIIKNGGATASSSSSEKKSETSNDAKEEAPKAEAKSDTNKTETNTTTTTNGGRILASPLAKKIASDKGIDLSQVSGSGENGRIIKKDVENYTPAAKTEVAATTSNSAAPVISLSGEEKSEEVKNSQMRKAIAKSLGNSKFSAPDFSLNIEVDMENAMASRKTINAIPDTKVSFNDMVVKACAMALKKHPQVNTSWSDNNTIYHSHIHVGVAVAVDDGLLVPVIKHTDHLSLTQIGAGVRDLAGKARNKKIAPAEMQGSTFTVSNLGMFGIDNFTSIINQPNSAILSVGTIVEKPVVKNGQIVVGNTMKLTLTCDHRTVDGAVGAQFLQTLKTFIENPVTMLA, translated from the coding sequence ATGGCTACAGTAGTAAATATGCCGCGTTTAAGTGATACCATGGAAGAAGGTGTTGTGGCAAAATGGTTAAAAAATGTTGGTGATAAAGTAGAAGAAGGAGATATTCTTGCTGAAATTGAAACTGATAAAGCTACAATGGAGTTTGAATCTTTTCACGAAGGTACTTTATTGCACATAGGTATTCAAGAAGGTGAAACTTCTCCTGTAGATAAGTTATTAGCTATTATTGGTGAAGAAGGTGAAGATATTTCTGGCCTTTTAAGTGGTGCTGATAATTCTAAAGAAGCTGACTCATCTTCTAACCAAGAGAAAGAAGAAGAATCGAAAGAAGTTGAAACTGAAGCTACTTCTAACAATACAGAAATTCCTGAAGGAGTTAATGTGATTTCTATGCCACGTTTAAGTGATACTATGACAGATGGTACAGTTGCAACTTGGTTAAAAAGTGTTGGAGATAAAGTTGAGGAAGGAGATATCCTTGCTGAAATTGAAACTGATAAAGCTACAATGGAGTTTGAGTGTTTCTACGAAGGAACTATTTTACACATTGGAGTTCAAGAAGGTGAAACTGCACCTGTAGATAGCTTATTAACTATAATTGGTCCAGAAGGTACAGATGTTTCTGCTATTATTAAAAATGGTGGAGCAACTGCAAGCTCATCATCATCTGAAAAGAAATCTGAAACTTCTAACGATGCAAAAGAAGAAGCTCCAAAAGCTGAAGCTAAAAGTGATACAAATAAAACTGAGACTAATACAACAACTACAACTAATGGTGGTAGAATTTTAGCATCACCTTTAGCTAAAAAGATTGCTTCTGATAAAGGAATTGATTTATCTCAAGTTTCTGGTTCTGGAGAAAATGGAAGAATCATTAAAAAAGATGTTGAAAATTATACACCTGCTGCTAAAACAGAGGTAGCTGCAACAACATCAAATAGTGCAGCTCCAGTTATTTCTTTAAGTGGTGAAGAGAAATCTGAAGAAGTTAAGAATTCTCAAATGCGCAAAGCAATTGCAAAATCTTTAGGTAACTCTAAATTTTCTGCTCCAGACTTTAGTTTAAATATTGAAGTTGATATGGAAAATGCTATGGCTTCTAGAAAGACCATTAATGCAATTCCAGATACAAAAGTATCATTTAATGATATGGTTGTTAAAGCATGTGCTATGGCATTAAAGAAACATCCACAAGTAAATACTTCATGGTCTGATAATAATACTATTTATCATTCTCATATTCATGTTGGTGTTGCTGTTGCAGTAGATGATGGTTTATTAGTACCCGTAATTAAGCATACAGATCATTTAAGTTTAACACAGATTGGTGCTGGTGTTCGTGATTTAGCAGGTAAAGCTAGAAACAAAAAAATTGCTCCTGCAGAAATGCAAGGAAGTACTTTTACAGTATCTAATTTAGGTATGTTTGGTATAGATAACTTTACATCAATTATCAATCAACCAAATTCAGCAATCTTATCTGTAGGAACAATTGTAGAAAAACCAGTTGTAAAAAATGGACAAATTGTGGTTGGTAACACTATGAAATTGACATTAACTTGTGATCATAGAACTGTAGATGGTGCTGTAGGTGCTCAATTTTTACAAACATTAAAAACGTTTATTGAAAATCCTGTTACAATGTTAGCTTAA
- the pdhA gene encoding pyruvate dehydrogenase (acetyl-transferring) E1 component subunit alpha, giving the protein MKKITKETYLDWYKNMLFWRKFEDKLASVYIQQKVRGFLHLYNGQEAILAGALHAMDLSKDKMITAYRNHVQPIGMGEDPKKVMAELYGKATGTSKGMGGSMHIFSKEFGFYGGHGIVGGQIPLGAGIAFGDKYKGSDAVTLTCFGDGAARQGSLHEAFNLAMLWKLPVIFICENNGYAMGTSVERTANHTDIWKLGLGYEMPCGPVDAMNPIKVAEAIDEAIQRARRGDGPTFLEMKTYRYRGHSMSDAQHYRTKDEVEEYKKIDPITQVKDVIFEKGYATEDEISAIDKEVKAMVKECEKFADESPYPDTQQLYDMVYEQEDYPFIS; this is encoded by the coding sequence ATGAAAAAAATCACCAAAGAAACGTATTTAGATTGGTACAAAAACATGCTTTTCTGGCGTAAATTCGAAGACAAATTAGCTTCAGTTTATATTCAACAAAAAGTAAGAGGCTTTTTACATTTATATAATGGGCAAGAAGCAATCTTAGCAGGTGCTCTGCATGCAATGGATTTATCTAAAGATAAAATGATTACTGCATACAGAAATCACGTACAACCAATTGGTATGGGTGAAGATCCTAAAAAAGTAATGGCAGAATTATATGGTAAAGCTACTGGTACCTCTAAAGGTATGGGTGGTTCAATGCATATTTTCTCTAAAGAATTTGGTTTTTATGGAGGTCATGGTATTGTTGGTGGTCAAATACCTTTAGGTGCAGGTATTGCATTTGGAGACAAGTATAAAGGTAGTGATGCTGTAACTTTAACATGTTTTGGTGATGGTGCTGCAAGACAAGGTTCTTTGCATGAGGCATTCAATTTAGCTATGTTATGGAAATTACCAGTAATTTTTATTTGTGAAAATAATGGTTATGCAATGGGTACTTCTGTAGAGAGAACAGCAAATCATACAGATATTTGGAAATTAGGTTTAGGTTACGAAATGCCTTGTGGACCTGTAGATGCAATGAATCCTATTAAAGTAGCAGAAGCTATAGATGAAGCAATACAGAGAGCAAGAAGAGGTGATGGACCAACTTTCTTAGAAATGAAAACATACAGATATAGAGGTCACTCAATGTCTGATGCTCAACACTACAGAACAAAAGATGAAGTAGAAGAGTACAAAAAAATAGATCCTATTACTCAAGTAAAAGATGTAATCTTTGAAAAAGGGTATGCAACAGAAGATGAAATATCTGCTATTGATAAAGAAGTGAAAGCTATGGTTAAAGAATGTGAAAAATTCGCAGACGAATCTCCATATCCAGATACTCAACAATTGTATGATATGGTTTATGAACAAGAAGATTATCCTTTTATAAGTTAA
- the recG gene encoding ATP-dependent DNA helicase RecG, whose product MNLDYPITYISGISVQRATLLYSELGIKTCNDLLNFFPFRYIDKTKFHAIKDLQPNSSEVQIVGKITNVKSVAQKRGSRLVATFQDASGSMELVWFKGQKWIKDSLKVDVPYVVYGKLNHYNGSFSIPHPEMELVTEYKKKLQTKMQPIYHSTEKLTNSGVSNKLMRSYIQKLLQQFYDSIQESLSNNIIIDFKLMKKRDALLNVHFPKSQENLAQAQNRLKFEELFFIQLQLVRKKLINKAKIKGFVFENVGSIFNQFYSEKLPFNLTNAQKRVLKEIRKDVASGAHMNRLLQGDVGSGKTIVALLTALLALDNGYQATIMAPTEILANQHYIAVSELVEGMNIKVDILTGSVRTKKRREIHENLEDGTLNILIGTHALLEDKVKFKNLGIAIIDEQHRFGVKQRAKLWAKNTLPPHILVMTATPIPRTLAMSVYGDLDISVIDELPPGRKEIKTVHRFDSNRLSVFKFMKDEIAKGRQVYIVYPLIQESEAMDYKDLMDGYESVAREFPSPKYQISIVHGKMKPADKDYEMQRFVKGETQIMVATTVIEVGVNVPNASVMIIESSERFGLSQLHQLRGRVGRGADQSYCILLSSYKLSEEGKTRLKTMVDTTDGFKIAEVDLKLRGPGNLMGTQQSGVLNLKIADVSKDSKILVAARNTAIDLLQEDPNLEMEHNLPIKNTFAKINRNSKIWSNIS is encoded by the coding sequence TTGAATTTAGATTACCCAATAACATATATATCAGGCATAAGTGTTCAAAGAGCAACACTTTTGTATTCAGAATTGGGTATAAAAACTTGTAATGATTTATTAAATTTCTTTCCCTTTAGATATATAGATAAAACCAAGTTTCATGCTATAAAAGATTTACAGCCAAATTCTTCAGAGGTACAAATTGTAGGTAAAATAACCAATGTTAAATCTGTAGCTCAAAAAAGAGGAAGTAGGTTAGTGGCCACTTTTCAAGATGCTTCTGGTTCTATGGAGTTAGTGTGGTTTAAAGGGCAAAAATGGATTAAAGATTCTTTAAAAGTAGATGTACCCTATGTGGTTTATGGTAAATTAAATCATTATAATGGAAGTTTTAGTATTCCTCATCCAGAAATGGAATTGGTAACAGAATACAAAAAAAAGTTGCAAACTAAAATGCAACCCATTTATCATTCTACAGAAAAGCTTACTAATTCTGGTGTGTCAAATAAATTGATGCGTTCCTATATTCAGAAACTATTGCAACAATTTTATGATAGCATTCAAGAAAGTTTATCAAACAATATTATCATCGATTTTAAGTTGATGAAAAAGCGAGATGCACTGTTAAATGTGCATTTTCCAAAAAGTCAAGAAAATTTAGCACAAGCACAAAATAGATTAAAATTCGAAGAACTGTTTTTTATACAATTGCAATTGGTTAGAAAAAAACTCATCAATAAAGCAAAAATTAAAGGATTTGTTTTTGAAAATGTTGGTTCAATTTTTAATCAATTTTACTCAGAAAAATTACCATTTAATTTAACTAATGCCCAAAAAAGGGTATTAAAAGAAATTCGAAAAGATGTAGCTTCTGGTGCTCATATGAACCGACTTTTACAAGGAGATGTTGGTTCAGGAAAAACAATTGTAGCTTTATTAACTGCACTTTTAGCATTAGATAATGGATACCAAGCCACAATTATGGCTCCAACAGAAATATTGGCAAATCAACATTATATTGCAGTTTCTGAGTTAGTTGAGGGTATGAATATTAAAGTTGATATTTTAACTGGCTCTGTAAGAACTAAAAAACGTAGAGAAATTCATGAAAATTTAGAAGATGGTACCTTAAACATTTTGATTGGTACTCATGCACTACTAGAAGACAAAGTAAAATTTAAAAATTTAGGAATTGCAATTATTGATGAACAGCATAGATTTGGAGTAAAACAAAGAGCAAAATTATGGGCTAAAAATACTTTACCACCTCATATTTTAGTAATGACAGCAACTCCAATTCCTAGAACATTAGCCATGTCTGTTTATGGAGATTTAGATATTTCTGTAATTGATGAATTACCTCCAGGAAGAAAAGAAATTAAAACTGTACATAGATTTGATAGTAATCGTTTATCGGTTTTTAAATTTATGAAGGATGAAATAGCAAAGGGTAGGCAAGTGTATATTGTGTATCCTTTAATTCAGGAGTCTGAAGCTATGGATTATAAAGACTTAATGGACGGTTATGAAAGTGTAGCAAGAGAATTTCCATCACCTAAATATCAAATAAGCATTGTTCATGGTAAAATGAAACCTGCAGATAAGGATTATGAAATGCAACGTTTTGTAAAAGGTGAAACTCAAATTATGGTAGCCACTACTGTAATTGAAGTTGGTGTAAATGTGCCTAATGCAAGTGTAATGATTATTGAAAGCTCAGAAAGGTTTGGTTTATCTCAATTACATCAATTAAGAGGAAGAGTAGGTAGAGGTGCAGATCAAAGTTATTGTATTTTGCTTTCTAGCTATAAATTATCTGAAGAAGGTAAAACCCGTTTAAAAACAATGGTAGATACTACAGATGGCTTTAAAATTGCTGAGGTTGATTTAAAATTACGTGGACCAGGAAATCTTATGGGTACACAACAAAGTGGTGTTTTAAATCTTAAAATTGCTGATGTTTCTAAGGATTCTAAAATTTTAGTTGCAGCTAGAAATACAGCCATAGATTTATTGCAAGAGGATCCAAATTTAGAGATGGAACACAATTTACCAATAAAAAATACGTTTGCTAAAATTAATAGAAATTCTAAAATTTGGAGTAATATTAGTTAA